In Verrucomicrobiota bacterium, a single window of DNA contains:
- a CDS encoding MerR family transcriptional regulator, with protein sequence MTMGCTVKNLAAMSGVSVRTLHYYDEVGLLKPACRGANNYRFYEESQQLTLQQILFFRELGFELKAIQRILGRSDFDRMQALASHREVLRRKIERTRRLMGTIDRTIKHLKGTKKMKSEALFAGFDPKQQAKHEQYLVDRYGKEMKTSITESKRRVKHWTKADWEKSGAAFAAICAELVALMKRGTPAGSRDVQRVIRRHFEWMCQFWTPARESYAGHSELIVDSELRKAYEAHDPRLPEFAAAAIKVFAEELPD encoded by the coding sequence ATGACGATGGGATGCACGGTCAAGAACCTGGCTGCCATGTCGGGCGTGAGCGTTCGCACACTCCACTACTACGATGAAGTGGGGCTGCTGAAACCCGCCTGCCGCGGCGCCAATAATTATCGATTCTACGAGGAGTCACAGCAGCTCACCCTCCAGCAAATACTCTTTTTCCGGGAGCTGGGGTTTGAGCTGAAGGCCATTCAACGCATCCTCGGACGAAGCGATTTCGACCGGATGCAGGCGCTCGCGTCCCACCGCGAGGTCTTGCGGCGGAAGATCGAGCGCACACGCCGGTTGATGGGCACCATCGACCGGACGATCAAACATTTGAAAGGAACGAAAAAGATGAAGAGCGAGGCGCTATTCGCGGGTTTCGACCCCAAGCAACAAGCCAAACATGAACAGTATCTTGTCGATCGCTATGGCAAAGAGATGAAGACGAGCATCACCGAGTCGAAACGAAGGGTGAAGCATTGGACGAAGGCGGATTGGGAGAAATCCGGCGCCGCTTTCGCGGCCATCTGCGCGGAGCTAGTCGCGTTGATGAAGCGCGGAACACCGGCGGGATCACGCGACGTCCAGCGGGTCATCCGCCGTCATTTCGAGTGGATGTGCCAGTTCTGGACCCCCGCGCGGGAGTCCTACGCCGGCCACAGCGAACTCATCGTTGATTCGGAGCTCCGCAAAGCCTACGAAGCCCATGACCCGCGTCTTCCCGAGTTTGCCGCCGCAGCCATCAAAGTCTTCGCGGAAGAACTGCCCGACTAG
- a CDS encoding pyridoxal-phosphate dependent enzyme codes for MKIESLNPVRSFKGRGAEVLMAKHSPGDRILCASAGNFGLAMAYSAHHRGVRVTLYAARNANPLKLERMRDWGAEVRLFGEDFDAARAESRRAAREESGRLVVDSLDLETVEGAGTIGLELLRLREPLDVLLVALGNGALLNGVACAMKSHSSATKIIAVGAEGASAMVDSWRTGRIVERSRVSTIADGIAVRSPIPEALDDMRGMVDGAILVSDAQIIRGMQLLHRHVGIVPEPITALASHTGSAPRAGKCRDRRWPPWR; via the coding sequence GTGAAGATTGAATCGCTCAACCCTGTTCGTTCGTTCAAGGGGCGTGGCGCTGAGGTCCTGATGGCCAAGCATTCCCCGGGCGACCGGATCCTGTGCGCCAGCGCGGGCAACTTCGGCCTGGCCATGGCGTATTCCGCCCATCATCGCGGAGTCCGGGTCACCTTGTATGCCGCCCGAAATGCCAATCCCTTGAAACTCGAGCGCATGAGGGATTGGGGCGCCGAGGTTCGATTATTTGGTGAGGATTTTGACGCGGCGCGCGCCGAATCCCGCCGTGCCGCGCGCGAGGAATCCGGAAGACTCGTGGTGGACAGTTTGGATCTCGAGACCGTCGAAGGCGCGGGTACCATCGGACTGGAGTTGCTGCGGTTGCGTGAACCTCTGGACGTTCTGCTGGTTGCCTTGGGCAACGGCGCGCTCCTCAACGGGGTTGCCTGCGCGATGAAGTCCCACTCCTCCGCCACGAAAATCATTGCCGTCGGCGCCGAAGGCGCCAGCGCCATGGTTGATTCTTGGCGAACAGGAAGGATCGTGGAGCGATCGAGAGTTTCCACCATTGCCGATGGCATCGCCGTTCGATCCCCCATTCCGGAAGCGTTGGATGACATGAGAGGCATGGTGGACGGAGCGATCCTGGTGAGCGACGCGCAGATCATCCGTGGCATGCAGCTATTGCACCGCCACGTTGGAATCGTGCCGGAACCCATCACGGCTCTCGCAAGCCATACAGGTTCTGCTCCCCGCGCAGGAAAATGTCGCGACCGGCGATGGCCGCCGTGGCGCTGA
- a CDS encoding aspartate-semialdehyde dehydrogenase, whose product MNRNPHVAVVGATGAVGVEMIQTLEKRQFPVSKLTLLASKRSAGKKLPFRGQDVTLQELTPNSFAGIDMALFSAGGSISKEFAPLAAKAGCVVIDNSSAFRMDDAVPLVVPEVNAGDVRTHRGILANPNCTTAITLMALYPLHRAFGVTRIFASSYQAVSGTGAMAIEELKRQVSQVVSGQPVTKEVYPHPIAFNVLPHVDSFLDSGYTKEEMKLENEGRKIMHHPAFRASVTCVRVPVYRAHSVAVSAEFEKPVSVEAARAVLKQAPGLDVVDDPGKKEYPMPLFAAGRDHCQVGRLRRDCALDNGLCFWVSGDQLLKGAALNAVQIAEELLKP is encoded by the coding sequence ATGAATCGAAATCCGCATGTGGCAGTGGTGGGCGCGACCGGCGCGGTTGGCGTCGAAATGATTCAAACGCTCGAGAAGCGGCAATTCCCCGTCTCGAAGCTGACCTTGCTGGCGTCGAAACGTTCGGCGGGCAAGAAGCTGCCGTTTCGCGGGCAGGACGTGACCCTTCAGGAGTTAACTCCGAACTCCTTCGCGGGCATCGACATGGCCTTGTTCAGCGCGGGTGGGAGCATTTCGAAGGAATTCGCTCCCCTGGCGGCGAAGGCGGGCTGCGTGGTCATTGATAATTCGAGCGCCTTTCGGATGGACGACGCGGTTCCGCTGGTGGTGCCCGAGGTGAACGCCGGAGATGTGCGAACGCACCGGGGCATCCTTGCCAATCCCAATTGCACCACCGCCATCACCTTGATGGCGTTGTATCCCCTGCATCGCGCCTTCGGGGTGACTCGCATTTTCGCCTCGAGCTACCAGGCGGTCTCGGGCACCGGAGCGATGGCCATCGAGGAATTGAAGCGCCAAGTGAGCCAGGTGGTATCGGGCCAGCCCGTCACCAAGGAAGTCTATCCCCACCCCATCGCGTTCAACGTCCTTCCGCATGTCGATAGCTTCCTCGATTCCGGCTACACCAAGGAGGAAATGAAGCTGGAGAATGAAGGACGCAAGATCATGCACCATCCGGCTTTCCGCGCCAGCGTGACCTGCGTGCGCGTGCCGGTCTATCGCGCGCATTCCGTGGCCGTGAGCGCGGAATTCGAAAAGCCTGTCTCCGTCGAAGCCGCGCGCGCGGTACTCAAACAAGCGCCCGGGCTCGACGTGGTGGATGATCCGGGCAAAAAGGAATATCCGATGCCGTTGTTCGCCGCCGGGCGTGATCATTGCCAGGTGGGCCGGTTGCGCCGCGATTGCGCGCTCGACAACGGGCTCTGCTTCTGGGTTTCCGGCGATCAACTGCTCAAAGGCGCCGCCCTGAATGCAGTGCAAATCGCGGAAGAACTGTTGAAGCCCTGA
- a CDS encoding glutamate--tRNA ligase, translated as MNVRVRFAPSPTGYLHIGGARTALFNWLYARHTGGVFILRIEDTDTARNSQEAVHVILEGLQWLGLDWDEGPATPSAAGPSRGDRGPYFQSQRGDLYRRKVEQLLQSGHAYEKDGAVFFRMRREPVLIRDLIVGDVRRELTDREAVDPDFVILRSDGQPVFHFVNVVDDLEMGVTHVLRGEDHLSNTAKHLVLFEALGAAAPHYAHIPLILNGDGSKMSKRDHGASLATYVTEGFVPEAVVNYLCLLGWSPKNDREIMSLSEIVERFDLPQILRHNACFDWVKLQWMNGEYLRKVAFPEFQKGCLRAFEQAGLDLASFPAGYVEAALKTCVGKLKTYRDAVSYARFYFDSEVHFVEEAKARELTPANGSKLERLRSVFATLDPFDAAEAEKGMKALAAELGGKVGMLVHPMRVACTGAASGPSLYHLIEVLGRERVLHRLDRALALALAANQ; from the coding sequence ATGAATGTCCGCGTTCGTTTCGCGCCCAGTCCCACAGGCTATCTTCACATCGGTGGAGCGCGCACCGCGCTGTTCAACTGGCTCTACGCGCGCCACACCGGAGGAGTCTTTATTCTGCGCATCGAGGATACCGACACCGCCCGCAACTCCCAGGAAGCGGTCCATGTCATCCTCGAAGGATTGCAATGGCTCGGACTGGATTGGGACGAGGGTCCGGCGACACCGTCGGCGGCGGGTCCGAGCCGAGGTGATCGCGGACCCTACTTTCAATCCCAGCGAGGCGACCTCTACCGGCGCAAAGTCGAGCAGTTGCTCCAGTCCGGCCATGCTTACGAGAAAGACGGAGCGGTTTTCTTTCGCATGCGGCGGGAGCCCGTGCTCATTCGCGACTTGATCGTCGGCGATGTGCGCCGCGAACTCACCGACCGGGAAGCCGTCGATCCCGACTTCGTCATTCTGCGTTCCGACGGCCAGCCCGTGTTCCACTTCGTCAACGTGGTGGACGATCTGGAGATGGGCGTCACTCATGTCCTTCGTGGAGAGGACCATCTCTCGAACACCGCCAAGCACCTCGTCTTGTTTGAAGCGCTCGGTGCCGCCGCCCCGCACTACGCCCACATCCCTCTCATTTTGAACGGGGACGGGAGCAAGATGAGCAAGCGTGATCACGGCGCGTCCCTCGCCACCTACGTCACGGAGGGATTCGTGCCAGAGGCGGTGGTCAATTATCTTTGCCTTTTGGGATGGTCCCCGAAGAACGACCGCGAAATCATGAGTTTGAGCGAGATCGTGGAGCGGTTCGACCTGCCCCAGATCCTTCGCCACAACGCCTGCTTCGACTGGGTCAAGCTGCAATGGATGAACGGGGAATACCTGCGGAAAGTCGCGTTTCCTGAATTTCAAAAAGGCTGCCTGCGCGCCTTCGAACAAGCGGGATTGGATCTGGCGAGTTTCCCGGCCGGCTACGTGGAGGCGGCGTTGAAAACCTGCGTCGGCAAGCTCAAAACTTACCGCGATGCGGTGTCCTACGCCCGATTCTACTTCGATTCCGAAGTCCACTTCGTCGAAGAAGCAAAGGCCAGGGAACTCACCCCCGCGAATGGTTCCAAGCTCGAGCGGTTGCGCTCCGTCTTCGCGACGCTTGATCCCTTCGACGCAGCCGAAGCGGAAAAGGGTATGAAGGCCCTGGCCGCGGAGCTGGGAGGAAAGGTCGGCATGCTGGTTCATCCGATGCGCGTGGCTTGCACCGGTGCCGCGTCCGGCCCCAGCCTTTATCATTTGATTGAAGTGCTCGGACGCGAACGCGTCCTGCACCGGCTGGATCGAGCCCTCGCCCTCGCCCTTGCCGCGAATCAATAA
- a CDS encoding efflux RND transporter permease subunit, translating into MQKLAEISIRRPVFACMLIMALVVVGSASYRKLNVDRSPTVDIPTVFVSATLRGASPFEMESLVVQRLEETINTVEGIEEMRSIAGVGRCFIILRFNLNRDPNSALEDVRGRVSATLPELPPDMDPPMISKFDVDSAPILSIALSGDRPIRELTELADKTVKVQLERSEGVGEVEIMGGLQRAINVCVDADRLAAYQLPITTVREAIARQNSNVPGGNVTGAFREQTIRTMGRITDPALFNDLVIAHVEGAPVRVRDIGYAEDGTKEARSFARLNGVPAVSLEIRKQTGANTVAVIDGLKTKLERLREQLPSDVKLEVIRDQSRYIREALGEIQLHLVLGSLLASLVVFAFMRSWRATLIAAVAIPASVLSTFGMMWALDFTLNSVTMLALVLMVGIVIDDAIVVLENIFRFVEEKGVTPFEAARAATEEIGLAVLATTLSLVVIFVPVSFMSSFAGRFLYQFGLTSAVAVLVSLLVSFTLTPMMSARLFSVGRTRAVTSDADSRGGLYRWVDRAYHALLAWSLRHRLGVTLFSILVMASALPLYNTVKQEFTPGNTDEGEFDVSLTAKEGTGLYSMDELLQRAEAELRQIPTIRVMLAGVGAGGPTSTVNQGRIYVRLAPHRERVFSLDRLLSLQPWKAWQNNISQREIMQQIRQRLRSISEVRVAVRAPSSSISVGGPAYELDISLLGPDLNALLGYAERLRDQSAKLGLVDADTSLRLDKPELRVEIDRERAAALGVDTQDIAAALRIMVGGDPRVSRFRDPAVNDDYDVQLRLIDRDRNEASDIPKLYVPRREGGLVRLDNVVQVLSGQTASRIDRLDRQRAVSLRSGIAPGFALGDRLAAIQEELKSMNLPAGYSIKISGRGRELEATFKEFLWAFLLSVIFMYMILASQFESFVHPFTILLSLPLSLPFALLSLWGSGNTLNLYSALGLLVLFGVVKKNAILQIDHMNQLRERGMARHDAILQANRDRLRPILMTTFTLVAGMLPLAFGAGPGAEERRAVAVVVIGGQSLCLLLTLIVTPVVYSYLDDLSSVLSWRRWFGAKPATPAPAGSSQT; encoded by the coding sequence CCGAACTCGGCGCTCGAGGACGTGCGCGGGCGCGTCTCCGCCACCCTGCCCGAACTGCCGCCGGACATGGACCCGCCCATGATTTCCAAGTTCGACGTCGATTCCGCGCCGATCCTGTCCATCGCCCTGTCCGGCGACCGGCCCATCCGCGAACTTACCGAACTGGCCGACAAAACGGTCAAGGTCCAGTTGGAACGGTCGGAAGGCGTGGGCGAGGTGGAAATCATGGGTGGACTGCAACGCGCGATTAATGTTTGCGTCGATGCCGACCGACTCGCGGCTTATCAGCTTCCCATCACGACGGTGCGCGAGGCCATCGCGCGGCAGAATTCCAACGTTCCCGGCGGCAACGTGACCGGAGCCTTTCGCGAACAAACGATCCGCACCATGGGCCGGATCACGGATCCAGCGCTCTTCAACGACTTGGTGATCGCGCATGTCGAGGGTGCGCCGGTGCGCGTTCGTGATATCGGGTACGCCGAGGACGGCACCAAGGAAGCCCGCTCCTTCGCCCGGCTCAACGGCGTTCCAGCCGTCAGTCTTGAAATCCGCAAGCAAACCGGGGCCAATACCGTGGCCGTCATCGACGGTCTCAAGACCAAACTGGAACGATTGCGCGAGCAGTTGCCCTCCGACGTCAAGTTGGAGGTCATTCGAGACCAATCACGTTACATCCGCGAAGCCCTCGGCGAGATCCAGTTGCACCTGGTTTTGGGAAGTCTGCTCGCCAGCCTGGTCGTGTTCGCTTTCATGCGCAGTTGGCGCGCCACCCTGATCGCGGCGGTGGCGATTCCGGCCTCGGTCCTCTCAACCTTCGGCATGATGTGGGCTCTGGATTTCACGCTCAACAGCGTCACCATGCTCGCCCTCGTGCTCATGGTGGGCATCGTGATCGACGACGCCATCGTCGTGCTCGAAAACATTTTTCGTTTTGTCGAGGAGAAGGGCGTCACCCCCTTCGAGGCCGCCCGCGCCGCCACGGAGGAAATCGGACTGGCGGTGCTCGCCACCACCCTCAGCCTGGTCGTGATCTTCGTGCCGGTCTCCTTCATGTCCAGCTTTGCCGGCCGATTCCTCTACCAGTTTGGCCTCACGTCCGCGGTCGCCGTTCTGGTCAGCCTGCTCGTTTCTTTCACGCTCACTCCCATGATGAGCGCCCGCCTTTTCAGCGTGGGCAGAACCCGGGCGGTTACGTCCGATGCCGACTCGCGCGGCGGTCTCTACCGCTGGGTGGACCGGGCGTACCACGCCTTGCTCGCGTGGTCGTTGCGCCATCGCCTCGGAGTGACCTTGTTCTCGATCCTCGTCATGGCCTCCGCGTTGCCGCTCTACAACACGGTGAAGCAAGAGTTCACCCCGGGCAATACCGACGAAGGCGAGTTCGACGTCAGCCTGACCGCCAAGGAAGGAACGGGCCTGTACTCCATGGACGAACTGCTCCAGCGAGCCGAGGCGGAATTGCGCCAAATCCCCACCATTCGCGTCATGCTCGCCGGTGTGGGCGCGGGCGGCCCCACTTCCACCGTCAACCAAGGCCGCATCTACGTCCGGCTGGCCCCGCACCGGGAACGGGTGTTTTCCCTGGACCGGCTTCTGAGCCTCCAACCCTGGAAGGCCTGGCAAAACAACATCAGCCAGCGCGAGATCATGCAGCAAATCCGCCAGCGCCTTCGCTCCATCAGCGAGGTTCGCGTCGCGGTGCGCGCCCCTTCCTCCTCCATCAGCGTCGGGGGCCCGGCCTACGAACTCGATATCTCCCTGCTCGGCCCCGATCTTAATGCACTGCTCGGTTACGCCGAACGCCTCCGCGATCAATCCGCCAAGCTTGGACTCGTCGATGCCGACACCTCCTTGCGCCTGGACAAACCGGAACTCCGGGTCGAGATCGATCGTGAACGCGCCGCCGCCCTCGGGGTGGACACCCAGGACATCGCCGCCGCGCTTCGCATCATGGTTGGCGGCGATCCGCGCGTATCCCGCTTCCGCGATCCCGCTGTCAACGACGACTACGACGTCCAGTTGCGGCTCATCGACCGGGATCGAAACGAAGCCTCCGACATTCCCAAGTTGTATGTGCCCCGCCGCGAAGGCGGACTCGTTCGGCTCGACAATGTCGTCCAGGTCCTTTCCGGCCAGACCGCTTCGCGCATCGACCGGCTGGATCGCCAGCGCGCCGTGAGTTTGCGTTCCGGCATCGCCCCGGGATTTGCGCTGGGCGACCGTCTGGCCGCCATCCAGGAGGAATTGAAATCCATGAACTTGCCGGCGGGTTATTCCATCAAGATTTCCGGTCGCGGACGCGAGCTGGAAGCCACGTTCAAGGAGTTTCTTTGGGCATTTCTGCTCTCGGTCATCTTCATGTACATGATCCTTGCGTCGCAGTTCGAAAGCTTCGTGCATCCCTTTACGATCCTGTTGTCGCTGCCTTTATCCCTGCCCTTTGCGCTTCTTTCCCTCTGGGGATCCGGCAACACGCTGAATCTGTACTCCGCCTTGGGTTTGCTGGTGCTGTTCGGGGTCGTGAAGAAAAACGCCATTCTCCAGATCGATCACATGAACCAATTGCGGGAACGCGGCATGGCCCGTCACGACGCCATCTTGCAAGCCAACCGGGACCGGCTCAGGCCCATTCTCATGACGACGTTCACCCTGGTGGCCGGCATGCTGCCGCTGGCCTTCGGAGCAGGACCGGGCGCCGAGGAACGCCGTGCGGTGGCGGTGGTCGTGATCGGCGGCCAATCGCTTTGCCTGCTCCTCACCCTGATCGTCACCCCCGTCGTCTATTCTTATCTCGACGACCTCTCCAGCGTGCTGAGCTGGCGGCGTTGGTTTGGAGCCAAGCCCGCCACGCCCGCGCCAGCCGGGTCGAGCCAAACTTAG